A section of the Tenrec ecaudatus isolate mTenEca1 chromosome 10, mTenEca1.hap1, whole genome shotgun sequence genome encodes:
- the C10H9orf152 gene encoding uncharacterized protein C9orf152 homolog, producing the protein MKGLSCPCPALPHFWQPPSPFMAEGCGTQVLGTGPPPSIQLLRAQYEGLRQRQRAQAHLVVLPKGGDIAVPAQSMVSAVWINKERRSSLSLEEAEPEAKGMPEAADRRSLQTPNSPWHTYLEMHCLAQTFCQETSHQAQHKGKLTGSDQRLPPDGDPGLFKTHLSPQEGTEIPGPDQSQCQVCITQAKAVGPNLNLNIQCPPPVKNLHRSGKLAHYPFPQRKTPRISQAARNLGLYGPA; encoded by the exons ATGAAGGGGTTGTCCTGCccgtgccctgccctgccccacttCTGGCAGCCCCCGTCTCCCTTCATGGCTGAGGGCTGCGGGACTCAGGTCCTGGGGACCGGGCCTCCGCCCAGCATCCAGCTTCTGCGAGCCCAGTATGAAGGCTTGAGGCAGCGGCAGAGGGCCCAGGCCCACTTGGTGGTGCTCCCGAAAG gaGGGGACATTGCTGTTCCTGCTCAATCCATGGTCAGTGCTGTTTGGATTAACAAGGAGAGGAGGAGTTCACTGTCATTAGAGGAGGCAGAACCGGAGGCCAAGGGGATGCCGGAGGCAGCAGACAGACGCTCTCTTCAGACTCCCAACTCTCCGTGGCACACATATCTAGAGATGCATTGCTTGGCACAAACCTTCTGCCAGGAGACCAGTCATCAGGCACAGCACAAGGGCAAGCTCACTGGGTCTGACCAAAGACTTCCGCCAGACGGTGATCCAGGCTTGTTTAAAACCCATCTGAGTCCTCAGGAAGGGACTGAAATCCCAGGGCCTGACCAGAGCCAATGTCAGGTATGCATTACCCAAGCAAAGGCAGTAGGACCCAACTTAAACTTGAACATTCAATGTCCTCCACCCGTAAAGAATCTACACAGGTCTGGCAAGTTGGCGCACTATCCTTTTCCCCAGAGGAAAACTCCCAGGATCTCCCAGGCTGCACGGAATCTGGGCTTATATGGCCCAGCCTGA